In one Notolabrus celidotus isolate fNotCel1 chromosome 1, fNotCel1.pri, whole genome shotgun sequence genomic region, the following are encoded:
- the LOC117821827 gene encoding olfactory receptor 11A1-like: MINFTHFSHFRLGGFSETRVLKYLFFMIVMFIYTLILCANLLLIVVICKNRSLHEPMYIFPCSLFVNELFGSTGFFPLLLIQILSDSHTVSVPLCFLQIFCVYSYVYVEFFILAVISYDRYLAICYPLQYISLMTFKKVAMIIAGSWLTACLSVACTVSLRSTLQLCGNIIDNVYCNNYSIVKLACSDTTINNIYGIVMGIIRICAPLIWIFYTYMRILKVCFSGSKQTRQKAVSTCTPHLASLLNFTFGICIEVTQSRLNMSGVPSLLSIILSLYLLTCQPVLNPVMYGLKMSKIFNICKSLFCSKALIIQLNR, from the coding sequence ATGAtcaattttacacatttttctcatttcaggCTCGGTGGCTTTTCTGAAACCAGGGTTTTAAAatacttgtttttcatgattgTAATGTTTATCTACACGTTAATTCTGTGTGCCAACCTGTTGCTCATTGTTGTTATCTGTAAGAACAGGAGCTTACATGAACCTATGTATATATTTCCATGCAGTCTGTTTGTCAATGAGCTGTTTGGTAGTACAGggttcttccctctcctcttgattcagattctctctgacagtcacactgtttctgttcctttgtgtttcctgcagatctTCTGTGTGTACTCATATGTATATGtagagttttttattttagccGTCATTTCTTATGACAGATATCTTGCCATCTGTTATCCTCTGCAATATATCTCTcttatgacatttaaaaaggttgCCATGATTATTGCAGGGTCATGGTTAACTGCTTGTCTTTCTGTTGCTTGCACAGTGTCCTTGCGTTCTACTTTGCAGCTGTGTGGGAACATTATTGACAATGTTTATTGTAATAACTACTCCATAGTTAAACTGGCCTGCTCTGACAccacaataaataacatttacggCATAGTTATGGGCATAATCAGAATATGTGCTCCTCTGATTTGGATCTTTTATACTTACATGAGGATTCTTAAAGTTTGTTTCTCTGGTTCCAAACAGACCAGACAGAAAGCTGTCAGTACCTGCACACCTCACCTGGCCTCTCTGCTCAACTTTACTTTTGGAATTTGCATTGAGGTTACTCAGAGCCGGCTGAATATGAGCGGAGTACCAAGTCTGCTGTCCATAATTTTGTCCTTATACCTTCTTACATGTCAGCCGGTCCTAAACCCGGTCATGTACGgcctgaaaatgtccaaaatattcaatatatgtAAAAGCCTGTTTTGTTCTAAAGCTCTGATTATCCAACTCAATCGTTGA
- the LOC117812697 gene encoding olfactory receptor 11A1-like, with product MINFTHFSHFRLSGFSETRVLKYLFFMIVMFIYTLILCANLLLIVVICKNRSLHEPMYIFPCSLFVNELFGSTGFFPLLLVQILSDSHTVSVPLCFLQIFCVYSYVYVELLILAVISYDRYLAICYPLQYISLMTFKKVAVLITVSWLTACLSVACTVSLSSTLQLCGNIIDNVYCNNYSIVKLACSDTTINNIYGLFITALTVIVPLIWIFYTYMRILKVCFSGSKQTRQKAVSTCTPHLASLLNFTFGICIEVTQSRLNMSGVPSLLSIFLSLYLLTCQPVLNPVMYGLKMSKIFNICKSLFCSKALIIQLNR from the coding sequence ATGAtcaattttacacatttttctcatttcaggCTCAGTGGCTTTTCTGAAACCAGGGTTTTAAAatacttgtttttcatgattgTAATGTTTATCTACACGTTAATTCTGTGTGCCAACCTGTTGCTCATTGTTGTTATCTGTAAGAACAGGAGCTTACATGAACCTATGTATATATTTCCATGCAGTCTGTTTGTCAATGAGCTGTTTGGTAGTACGGggttcttccctctcctcttggttcagattctctctgacagtcacactgtttctgttcctttgtgtttcctgcagatctTCTGTGTGTACTCATATGTATATGTAGAGCTTTTAATTTTAGCCGTCATTTCTTATGACAGATATCTTGCCATCTGTTATCCTCTGCAATATATCTCTcttatgacatttaaaaaggttgCCGTGCTTATTACAGTGTCATGGTTAACTGCTTGTCTTTCTGTTGCTTGCACAGTGTCCTTGAGTTctactctgcagctgtgtgggaACATTATTGACAATGTTTACTGTAATAACTACTCCATAGTTAAACTGGCCTGCTCTGACAccacaataaataacatttacggGCTCTTTATTACTGCATTGACAGTTATTGTTCCTCTGATTTGGATCTTTTATACTTACATGAGGATTCTTAAAGTTTGTTTCTCTGGTTCCAAACAGACCAGACAGAAAGCTGTCAGTACCTGCACACCTCACCTGGCCTCTCTGCTCAACTTTACTTTTGGAATTTGCATTGAGGTTACTCAGAGCCGGCTGAATATGAGCGGAGTACCAAGTCTGCTGTCCATATTTTTATCCTTATACCTTCTTACATGTCAGCCGGTCCTAAACCCGGTCATGTACGgcctgaaaatgtccaaaatattcaatatatgtAAAAGCCTGTTTTGTTCTAAAGCTCTGATTATCCAACTCAATCGTTGA
- the LOC117821804 gene encoding olfactory receptor 142-like, producing the protein MIVINSTKVSFFTLAAYSDTGLLKYIYFIIMMCIYVLIICANLLLVVVICMNGSLHEPMYIFLCSLFVNELFGSTGLFPFLLVQILSDIHTVSVPFCFLQIFCSYSYVTVEFTNLAVISYDRYVAICYPLQYNVNMTSFKVTMLIAVVWLPPFLVVFVTTVLTASLQLCGNIINKVYCNNYSIIKLSCFDTKTNNYYELTAATSIICVSLSVTFYTYMKILQVCYSGSKQTRQKAVSTCTPHLASLLNYYLGAFFLLLENRFNMNSVPYMLQILLSLYFLICQPLLNPLIYGLNMSKVRVKCKNIFFRSFGKIKTSS; encoded by the coding sequence ATGATTGTAATTAACTCTACTAaggtttcatttttcacacttGCAGCTTACTCAGACACTGGGCTGTtaaagtatatatattttatcattatgaTGTGCATCTATGTTTTGATTATTTGTGCAAATCTTTTGCTTGTTGTGGTAATCTGTATGAACGGAAGCTTACATGAACCTATGTACATATTCCTCTGCAGTCTGTTTGTGAATGAGCTGTTTGGTAGTACAGGGTTGTTTCCATTTCTCCTGGTTCAGATTCTCTCTGACATTCacactgtttctgttcctttttgtttcctACAGATTTTCTGTTCTTACTCATACGTAACTGTTGAATTTACAAACTTAGCAGTAATATCCTATGACAGATATGTTGCTATATGTTATCCTTTACAATATAATGTAAATATGACCTCTTTCAAGGTTACCATGCTCATTGCAGTGGTATGGTTACCTCCTTTTTTAGTGGTGTTTGTTACGACTGTTTTGACTGCCTCTTTACAGCTGTGTGGAAACATCATAAATAAAGTCTACTGTAACAACTACTCCATAATTAAACTGAGTTGCTTTGACACCAAAACCAACAATTATTATGAACTAACTGCTGCTACTTCAATAATTTGTGTTTCACTGTCCGTGACATTTTACACTTACATGAAGATTCTTCAAGTCTGTTATTCTGGTTCCAAACAGACCAGACAGAAAGCTGTCAGTACCTGCACACCTCACCTGGCCTCTCTGCTCAACTATTATTTGGGggctttttttctattattagaAAACAGATTTAATATGAACAGTGTACCGTACATGTTGCAAATATTACTATcattgtattttcttatttgcCAACCACTCCTCAACCCTTTAATTTATGGCCTCAACATGTCAAAAGTACGcgtcaaatgtaaaaatattttcttccgTTCTTTTGGAAAGATTAAAACATCCAGCTGA